A region from the Aegilops tauschii subsp. strangulata cultivar AL8/78 chromosome 5, Aet v6.0, whole genome shotgun sequence genome encodes:
- the LOC141022901 gene encoding uncharacterized protein — MGFTREFMEVQAHGNTKLHVIHTNDLHKAATTIEQYERHLQFECHKIVGVDVKYTNDHGEDQKPALVQLSVGKDHPVLLFQLCAADKKCTKFDNFLADPRYTFAGLSIDGDIEMIGRVSLEIAHFVDIQKEWSVPTATKPLESLGEVSGILVHDGELTNAEHSRWACMPLSMRHIEYAAKDAYAVYDIWSRLTIIQEGLHRAKLDKEQTMKHARS, encoded by the coding sequence ATGGGATTCACCAGGGAATTCATGGAGGTGCAGGCCCACGGCAACACCAAGTTGCACGTGATCCACACCAATGACTTGCACAAGGCGGCGACCACCATCGAGCAGTACGAGCGACACCTCCAGTTCGAGTGCCACAAGATCGTCGGAGTTGATGTGAAGTACACCAACGACCATGGCGAAGATCAGAAACCCGCCCTCGTCCAGCTCTCCGTCGGCAAGGATCATCCGGTGCTGCTCTTCCAACTGTGCGCCGCCGACAAGAAGTGCACCAAGTTCGACAACTTCCTCGCCGACCCTAGGTACACATTTGCTGGCCTCTCCATCGACGGCGACATAGAGATGATCGGCCGCGTCAGTCTGGAGATCGCCCACTTCGTCGACATCCAGAAGGAATGGAGCGTGCCTACAGCTACCAAGCCTCTGGAATCCCTTGGGGAGGTCTCAGGCATCCTTGTCCACGACGGAGAGCTCACCAACGCAGAACACAGCCGCTGGGCGTGCATGCCCCTGTCCATGAGGCACATCGAGTACGCGGCAAAGGACGCTTACGCTGTGTACGACATATGGAGCCGCCTCACCATCATCCAGGAAGGGCTCCACCGGGCAAAACTCGACAAGGAGCAGACCATGAAGCACGCTAGGTCCTAG